One Phocoena phocoena chromosome 5, mPhoPho1.1, whole genome shotgun sequence genomic window, ttctttatTCATGTGCATAGGTATATGCACCCTCTGCAATGATCCATAAGAAACTGGTAAAAATAATTATCTCTGAGGAGACCTGGGGCTGAATGGTAAGAAGACTTATTTAGAACTCTTTGAACTTGTTCATGTGTATTTTTAAGTGTATTAcccacttaaaaatataaatcttttaaCAACTTAAAGGCCATAATTTTCACATATGAAGCATGTTTAGTAGGTATATTGTTCTTTAGTCTAGAGGAAATGCTACATAATTAGGAATTTAAAATACTGTGAAGCACTTAAGAACATTCATTAGCATATGCCAACCTAGcttaaatcaaataaaaacctCTCTTGTgttgacaaaacaaaaaactttagtCTTCATTTCAGCTGAGCTGAAAATAAATTAGGTGGGGCAATTAAAGGAACATTTTCTACCAGCCTTTCTTGCTCCAAAGACCATTACCATGTACTTGATTTTACAGATGCAAGTGGCATCTGTTACCTATTATCAGGAGCAGGAGCCTGAAGCACTTCTGCCCACTGCATCTTGGTATCAGAGTTGCTAAGGAAAACACAGTGCAGTTAAGTACTGGCTGGAACAGTGCTTtaatagaacagagaaaagacagaaagatcaGCTTCAGTAGTGAGTGTCAGTTTCCTATAGCCAGCAGGTCCCTCCCAGAAGCCGACACTGGGCAATTGGCCAACACACACCCTTCTTGTACAACAGAAGAACCCCATCCTCTCCCCAAAGGGGACAGATAGGCACTGGGGTTGGCCAGGTGCCATATGACACATGTACTTAAGCAGAACAAAGTAGTACACATTGAGTCTGAAATAGGGAAAGATAATTACAGACAAGGTGACAAGTCCAGTGTAAGCTGTAAGGATTCCATCTCTTGGTAAGGAAGTGTTCCAGGCCCAAGGCCCATTCTTGTGCAGGGTCAAAAGACTCCCCATAGTTTGGCTCtttcataaaaaacaaataaaattaaattacaagaCGGTCATAGAATTATATGTTAGAAAATACACACAATTATCCTGAGAGTTTTTATCCACAGGGAAGCAACATAATGAAGAGTGAGGTTATAAGATTTAGAATCCATATTTTATCATCTATGGGCAAATTAgcaaacttaaaatttaaattctctgaactttagttttctcatatgtAGTAAGATGGAGCTAATACTACTGCTTCTAAATAGTaactgagataatatatgtaaaacccCTAGCACCTGTCCTAGGACACAGGTATTAAATAAATGCTAACTTATAGGGTCAAACGTATGGGGAAATCTGGATGATATTAAGTGCTGCTTTGAATTtctttataagaagaaaattaGCAAATAATGAAGTTGCCAGATAGTTTTATTTAAGGCTTTATGTATCTGAATAATTGGTTAAAAAGCAAATGTTCATCATTTTTAGAGTTGCACAAAAGGAAAGTAACAGGGAAAGTAATGGCTTGCTTGTCAAATTCATTTGATGTGGGGCTGatttccttaaattaaaaaaaaaaaaatctaagtcttTGGACCCTGGGGCTCTAAAAATAGCACTTGGAATTAATACTGTTCTCAGATTCATGGTTCAAGGAAGTCACtacatttcctttgtttcttgatgCTACAGATTTAACAACATATTGGTAGAAACATGTAACTTCTCACATGGACTAGATATCAAAAGACCAGTTTGTGTACATAAACTAAACACTGAAAATGAATACATACAGATATTATGGAACTTAAATACAAACTTGTTAACAACTTGCCAGAAGGAACAAAAAACAGTATTAATAAAGAGTGGTCTTTTGCATCATTCTCAAAAAttcttcctcatttatttctCCATCCCCATCATGATCAGCTTCATCAAGCACTTCCtgtaaaatgaaatgtaaataggATATGTGAAATCTATTAAAAAGGAATAATGATGTAAATGAACATTCAAATACATACTCAaagccaaattttattttaaatgtatttactaATACAACTAAAGAATATAACTatgaattataataaattataattgtatatgttatatgtgaaattataattatacaaataagtaaaatttacctGAAGTTCATCATCTGTCAAATTTTCCCCTAGTTCCTTAGCAACCCCCTTGATATTGTTTAGTGATATACTTCCTGTATTATCATCATCAAATAATTTGAAAGCCttcaatatttcttctttttcatctttttcactcttaaaaacagaaacaactaaatgtcattagcctttcatttatttatttgattagtCTGGATGTATAGGTCTTTGAGGTCTAGAACAGCAACACAGCAGGTAGCTGAGCTCTATTTACTGCTCTGACTTTTAACAATTATTCCAATGCATTCACATCTGCCCTCAAGGTATTGAAACTCAGGGTTTATTTAAGTGGAAGAGCCACAGGGTGATAAAGAAAATCTATCTTGTATTAACCTCACtaactgagatccatttcaaaAATATAAGCTCCAAGAGAACAGGGAGGTTGTCTCATTCAATGCTACCTAGGATACTGCCTGACAaaaacaggcactcaataaattgtTTGCTGATTCCAAGGCTTAAAAATGCTGGCCCTGTTCTCTCTATCCAGCCATATATCCTTATTATTTCCTAACAAAAAACCTCTTCTCCACACTGGACAGTCTTCATTACTACCCTGAAAACATCTTTAATCTTGTTATTCCTATCTATCTAAATCCTACCCATCTTTAAAGACCTAGTTCCAATTCTTCCTCTGATTCCTTCAGCCAAAAATTGTAGAAGGCTACTGCTTGTATTtcattgaaaaacaaaatcactacTATACCATTTTTACACTCATTATGGccaaaaaatcttcaaaactaATGGTGCCGATTCCTTCTTTGTCAATTTCagctatcattttttaaaatttcttctttctttggttcAAATCCTAAGGCCCACATTGCAAtctgaaatagaaagcaaataaatTATAATAGGCCACAATCTCATTCCTAGCTCTTAAACTACCTATTAATTACTAGGTTCTCTCTTTTT contains:
- the LOC136123254 gene encoding LOW QUALITY PROTEIN: centrin-4-like (The sequence of the model RefSeq protein was modified relative to this genomic sequence to represent the inferred CDS: deleted 1 base in 1 codon) yields the protein MPSGARRLQFPEVLPGTVTPKRPGKESSLPVRILRKHPTAAQVQANGRKEQQKLNETKKQEIKEDFDLFDVVGSGTRDVKELNIAMWALGFEPKKEEILKMIAEIDKEGIGTISFEDFLAIMSVKMSEKDEKEEILKAFKLFDDDNTGSISLNNIKGVAKELGENLTDDELQEVLDEADHDGDGEINEEEFLRMMQKTTLY